CTTCTCTAATCGAGTTATTCATCTATGATTGGTATATAGTGATGGATATAATATTTTTAGGCCTCTTATATATTATCTTTCAAACGTTTATGGGCGGGGGTATATCCAGGGCCTGGCTCACTTTGATACTCGGGATCGCCGTCACACTACTAGCAGATTTCTTCTTCAATCTAGCCACGTCAATGGATTCAGAAACCTATCTCCTCTTCGGCGACCTAATCTATATGAATGGATACTCCCTAATTGCCTTAGGCTTCATCCGGCATGGGATGGAGCTTTAGCCTCGGCAAATACCGGGATTAGAAGATTAACCGTCTAGGCGGCCAACCCATCGATGGCCCTTTCAGTTATAAGGAGGGACCTGGTAAGTTTCCAGCCTCGTAGCCGCGGTTAACTTATATATATGCTTATGTATGCCGCAGCTTGCTTGGCGGCCACAGGTTTAAAGTATAAATGTTTTAAGCATGGATTACATATCTCCTTCGCTTACCGCGACGGGGAAAGATATGGGTATGGGAGAATATTATAGGGAGCGGCAGAGGAAGTGGGTATGGATATTCCCTCGGATCGATAGGAAGCTCACAGGTAAGCGTATAGTCGACCTCGATACATTCTGCAGGATAATATTTCCCCACAGCGTCAAGAAGCAGGAGGTTTCCAGAGAGATCATCCGGTTAATGGTCGAGGAGAATAAGCCGATGTATCTGAGGGAGATAAGAGCTCGTGTCCTGGAGAGGGTTAAGGTGAGTTCCCAGACCCTAAGCGACACTTATAAGGCCATGTTGAGGAGTGGCCTCTTGGAGAAGAAGTATCGCAACTATCCTACGCGGCTAAGCCGCCAGTTTAGCAGCAGGCTTAGGGATATAGCCGATTACTGGGAGAACTATCTCGATGCTAAGGGTGTACCCTAAATACTATGGAGATTCCTTGAATGGAGATTTGAGGTTGCATGGTTAAGGTGGTCTCCTTCGACATGGATGGAACCCTTGTAGACTATTCGTTTATAGACGCCGTATGGTTTGAGGGTGTCCCCATGCTTTACGCTGAGAGATGGGGGGTGTCCATGGAGGAGGCTTTGGAGACGGTTACTAGGGAATATGATAGGGTAGGGGAGGATAGGCCTGAATGGTATGATATAAAGTATTGGCTTAACAGGTTTGGTCTTAGTGAGGATTGGAGAGGCCTCCTCAACAAATATATTGGACGTATTAGGACGTACGACGATGTTTTTGAGACGCTCAGGAGTTTAGAGGGGAGGTATATCCTAGTCTTGAACTCTAATTCTCCAAGGGAGTTCCTCGACTTGGAGCTTGAACATTCAGGGTTGGAGGGGTTCTTCCACAGGGTCTTCTCCTCAACCTCGGATTTTCATCAGGTTAGGAAGACGGGCGAATACTATGTTAGGATATGCGAGTTGCTGGGCGTATCTCCGCGGGAGATGGTACATATAGGGGATAATTTAAAATTCGATTTTCAAATCCCCAGGGAAGTAGGGATATTCGCCGTTTACCTCGATAGGAAGGGATATTATGCGAGGAATAGTAATATGAGGGGCGAAGCCATAGTGATAAATAGTTTGAAGCAACTGGGTGAGATCCTCGAGGGGATTGATCGTGACTGTTAACATGGATAGGTTATCCCTGAGAGTTAGGGATTTGAAGCCGAGTGAGACCCTGGGCATCACAGCTAAAGCTAAGGAATTAAAGGCGAGGGGGATAGACGTAGTCAACCTTGGGGCTGGGGAACCCGATTTTCCAACGCCTGAGAACGTTAAGGCCGCGGCTATAAAGGCTATAGAGGAGAACTTCACCTATTATACCCCTGCCCCGGGTATATGGGAGCTCAGGGAGGCCGTAGCTGAGAAGCTGAGGGAATTCAACAATTTAAGCTATGAGCCGGGGCAGATATGTATCTCGTGCGGGGCTAAGCAGAGCATATACAACGCGTTGCAGGCTTTGCTGGATCCCGGGGACGAGGTCTTGATACCCATCCCCTACTGGGTGAGCTACCCCGCCCAGGTCATCCTCGCGGGAGGGGTTCCGAGATTCATCCCTTCAGGGGAGGATTACAAGTTAGCCCCCGAAATCTTAGAGGAGAACGTCACTGATAAAACTAAAGCTTTAATCCTGAACTATCCCTCTAACCCCTCTGGAGTGACCTACGGGGCTAAGGAGCTGGGGGAGATAGCCGACGCCATAATACCCTACGACCTAATAGTCATCTCGGATGAGGTATACGAGTACTTCACATATGATGGGGTGAGGCATGTAAGCTTTGCATCGATAAACGATGAGGTTTACGAGAGGACCGTTACCGTCAGTGCCCTATCCAAGACCTACTCCATGACCGGCTGGAGGATCGGATACTCTGCGTCTCCGATGGATGTGGCTGAAGCCATATCGAGGATCCAAAGCCATACGACGAGCAACCCCACCAGCATAGCGCAGAAGGCTGCCTTGGAGGCCTTAAAGGGTTCTCAGGGGCGCGTCTCGGAGATGGTGAAGGCCTTCGATGAGAGGAGGAGATTTGTACTGGGGAGGTTGAGGGGGATCGAAGGGTTGGAATGCGTTAAACCCGAGGGGGCGTTCTACGTCTTCCCGGAGATATCAGGCTTCGAGATCTCATCCTCCGAGTTCTCCTCAAGGCTTTTGGAAGAGGATTTCGTCGCCACTATACCTGGAGAGGCCTTCGGTAGTCCTAGAAACTTTAGGATAAGCTATTCCGCCTCCATGGAGGATCTGGTGGAGGGCATGGATAGGCTTGAGAGGTTTTGTAGAAGGCTGGGGGAGAGGTGAAAAATCCTACCTTAACCTTATCTCCACCGTGTCGCAGTCGCATAGTTTATGGTCTAATCCCACCCTTTCCCCTGGATACTTGCAGCTTGGACCCCACACCCTAGCGTACTTAAAGTTCTCGAGGAAGCTGGAGTGTATCCTCTCGGCCAGCTCCGCGACGGTGGCCTCCCCCTTAAATATGAAGGGCGGCCCCGATTGGCCCCGCCTCCCAGGCTCCCTGGTATAAATCCGGATGAGCCTTAAGGCCTTGAATAGCCTCTCACCTATAATTTCCAATCCATCTCCCGTAACTGCTGAGATGGAGAGGCGTGGAGTGAGACTGATAGGGTCCTTGAGGACGACCTGCGGCTCAGGGTTTAAATCCACTTTATTAATCAGTATCATGGCTGGTTTAAAGATCGATCGGGCATCCAAGGCGGCATCCTCAACGTCCTCCACCCCAACCCTCCCATAAAGTTTCACCAGCGCATTCTTAACGCCGTATTGAGCTAGGACTTCCTTTACATCTCTTAGGCTGCAGTCGGCGAGGGTTCCATATACCATGATCCTCAGGCCTCCCCCACTGGCCCGGTTTATCTCTATGCGGGAACCCCTCGGATAAAGGGTTATCCCCACATCTTCTAAGAGGTGGATCATGTTTTCAACTTGGGAGGATGGATCGGCTGAGGCGTCGACCACTAAGGCTACCCCATCGCACATCCTTAAGATCTCCTTGGAGCTGGGAAGCCTTAAACCCAGAGGTATTGAGGGCAACTCCACCAGTTGAAATTGTACGTCCTCGTATTGGAGGATCCCCGCGACGGGTTCCCTCGTCGTGAAGGGGATCTCACTCACCTTAGGCTTCGCCTTGGTTAGGGCTGAAAGTATCGCGCTCTTCCCCGAGTTTGGATATCCCAGGAGGGGGATGAGGGCTGCGCCGGTCCTCTCGAACATGAATGATCGAGCGTATGTGCGTCTACTCGCTGGGGCCTCCACCTCCTCTTTAAGGGATGCTATCTTCCTCTTTATCTGCATCCTAAGTCTCTCGTTCCCCTTATGCTTTGGGATGGAGGAGAGGAACTCCTGTAAAAGCCTGAGCTTATCCTTGGGATTCTTAGCCTCCGAGGCTTTAAGCCATTTAGCCTTGGCCTCCGCCGTTAAATTTGCAGGCGTTCCTAACCACCCCCAAGGGGGGTATTCCCGGTTAAGCTATTGGTTTTCCGAACCTGTCTATCTCCCCTTTTCTGATCCTGCTGGTGGAGATGGGTTTCCCATCCTCAGCCTTCACCGTTTCAACCAGGATGATCTCTAAAGGTTTTAACCCTTTTCTAATCCTTATATGGTTTATCTGCTCCGCGACCTTCAAGGTCTCCTCGCTGACCACTAAGGCCTCCAATTCATCATCCTCTATCGTTGTTCCATGCCTGTCATCTATGGGTATTATCTCAGCCCTCTCGAGGTATCCCCTCTCCTTAAGGAAACCTATGAGTCTAGTCATCCTTTCATTGAACGGGGAGACCCTATGATCCTTCCCTATGGCCTCAGCCAGCCTATCTGTTGATAATCCCACTACGACTTTTTCTCCCCCTTTGAAGGCTGCTTCTAGTAGTCTTTCGTGGCCTGAATGGATTATGTCGAAGGTTCCTCCCACCGCAACCCTTCTGTAAATTGGGGCTTTGAGGTGGGGATGCCCCGAGGTGGGCTTTCTATTCTTCAAGGCTGCTGCCCATTATCGTATATTAATGCTGCTATCACGCAGCCATACTTCTCTTCGGGGACCTTCATGTTCTCTATTCTAAACTTGGTATCGGATAATTTAGCTCCCCTCGCCTCAGCCATCTCCTCGAGTTTAAGCTTCAGCTCCTCCCTCATTTCACCCTCGGATTTGTATCCATGGCCTTCGGCGACCAAGCCGTAGCTTAACCCGCCTTCGTTTACGGTCCATCCCCACGCGATCCCTGCACATATGGTTTCTCCGGGGAAACCATCCATCCTGGATAACACGGCGAAAGTGATGGTTCCCGGGGGTATGGGGTATATGTCCACCTCTCTCGCCCCTACAGGTAGGATCGAAGATACACTTACAAGGTTGCATTGGGCTATTCCAGCCGCGGATAGGGCGGCGTCGAAGGCGTTTAGGCTTGAAACTGAGCTTACGGCTTTGCCGCTGGTTACAAAGAAACGCTTAGGGATAAATGGGCTTCGAAACCTTTCTTCTATGCTTTTCGAATCATTTTTCAGGTTCATTTTTCCCAATTCTATTGATCTTTACTGGTTTTCTATCGCCAATCCCTTTTAGGCCTCTCCACTATTACATAACCGTAATATATAAGAGTTTCTAAAAGTGAAAGGTAAAGCCGCCCCTGATAAGCATTGAACGTATAAAACAATTGATAAGCATTTAAAACCCTCCTCAACCATACGGGATAAATACGTGGAAAGGAGAAAGTTGCTCTAAGTGGTCGACATGTCGTCTCTCAGGGAGTTCCTATGGGAATGCGAAAAGCTTGGAGAGGTCACGCACATATCCGCTCCCCTTTCAGTCGACTTGGAGGTGGCGGCCGCCATGAAGCTCCTAGACGCAGGGAACGTGCTCAAATTTGAAAATATAGAGGAATATCCCGGAAGAAGTATAGTAGCCAACCTCTGCGGCGATAGGAGGAGGATCTCCCAGGCGCTTAAAGTGGATGAGGCGATGCTCCATTGGAAGATACTGGAAGCGCTCGAAAACCCTTTAGCCCCCGAGATCAAAAAGGATTGGGAGGGTTACGAGGTTAAATCCACGTTGAACCTCCACAATATTCCCGCGTTGAAATACTTCGATGGCGATGGCGGACGCTACATCACGGCCTCCGTGGTCGCCTCCAAGGGGGTCGACGGGAAGATCAACGCCTCAATCCATAGACTCATGATAGTTGACGGGAGGCATCTCGCCATCAGGATAGTTCCCCGCCATCTATATAAGATGTGTAGGGAGGCGGAGGGCATGGGGGAGGAACGCCTCCCCATAGCCGTCGCGATAGGGTTACATCCGGCTGTGCTGGTCGCGGCCGCGGCCCCCGCCCCTTACAGGGTCAACGAGTTCGAGGTAGCTAACACCTTACTCCATGGGGGATTGAAGCTATCCCAGACAGAGAGATACGGTATACCCGTGCCATCAGGGACCGAAGTACTGATCGAGGGGGATATACTACTCAGGGAGTACGTGGATGAAGGGCCATTCGTGGATTTGACGGGAACCTACGACATCGTGAGGAAGCAGCCCTTGATCGAGGTATCCGACATCTACCTTAGAGAAGATTTCATCTACCATGCTATACTCCCATCGGGATCCGAGCATAGGATCCTGATGGGGCTCCCATACGAGGCTAGGATTCGAGACGCCGTATCCAGGGTTACGCCCGAGGTGAGGGATGTATATCTGACGCCGGGAGGGTGCGGCTGGTTCAACGCGAGGATATCCCTCAGGAAGCAGTCCGAAGGAGATCCTAAGAACGCTATAATGGCGGCCTTCGGAGCCCACCCCTCCCTGAAATCGGTGATAATCCTGGATGAGGATGTGGATGTTTCTGACGACGTGATGGTGGAGTGGGCTGTCACCACGAGGGCTCAGCCGTCCGAGGATATAGTCGTAATCGGAAACGCCAGGGGCTCCTCCCTGGATCCCTCAGCGGATCAGGAGAGGCTTCTAACCTCGAAGGTAGGGGTGGATGCTACATGTCCAATGGATAAGCCATCGGAGAACTTTAAGAGGGCCCAGGTGAAGATCACAGATAGGGTTAGGAGGGCTGTGGGGGACGTACCTCACCAGTGAGGAGGAGGCCATGCTTAGGGGCGAGATGGGAGAGGCTGCAGCCCAGGCCATGCGCCTCCTAGAGGCTATGGGGAAGGCTTACGGGGCTGAAAGGCTTATAAAGATTGGAAGCGCCCACGTCTCAGGCATCTCATATAACACCATCGGCGAAGCCGGTTTAGGGTTCCTCCAGAGGATCACCCTCGATAATGCGAGATGTAGGGTCTTAACCACTATAAACCCCGCGGGCATGGAGTTGGACGATCCCGGAAAGCTCAGCATCCCTAAAGACTTCGCTGAGAAACAGCTTCAAGTCGTTGGATGTTTCGAGAAAATAAAAGCTAGGATCACCTGCACCTGTACGCCCTACCTCTCCGGGAACCATCCCTTAAGGGGGGATCCTGTCGCCTGGGCTGAGTCATCAGCAGTTATATTCGCCAACTCGGTGATAGGGGCCTCCAGCAACAGGGAGGGTGCTCCCTCATCCCTGGCGAGCGCCCTCACAGGCCGCACTCCATACTACGGGTATCACATGGAGGAGAATAGGCGTCCCAGCATAGAGGTCTCATTGGAATCGGATTTAAAGACCGAGCTGGATTTCAGCCTATTCGGATACTTGGTAGGCGAGAAGGTCACAGGGGTCCCCTTCATACGTGGAAGGGCGAGGCCCAGCCTCGGAGAAATCAAGCTATTCGGGGCCGCCGCAGCGGCTTCAGGGGATCTAGCGCTATTCCACTGGGAAAACGTCACCCCTGAGAGCCGGAAATACAGGGTTAATCTAAGCGGTGTAGAGCGCATATCCGTAGGAGAGAAGGATCTTAAAGATGCTCTAGAAAGACTTTCGACTGAGGTTAAACCCGATGCCGTATGCCTAGGCTGTCCCCATCTAAGCCTGTCGGAGCTCGGCGAAGTCGCCTCCATCATAAGGGGTAGGAGGTTGGATAGGCGCCTTCTATGCTTCACCTCTAGAACTGTCTACAGGGAAGCGCTCAGAAGGGGGATCGTGGGGAGCATAGAGAGGGCCGGGGGAAAGATCATACGGGATACATGCATGGTGGTCTCACCTCTGAAGGAGGCGGGCATCGATAGGATGGAGACGAACTCATGCAAGGCCGCGTATTACGCCCCTAGCCTGAACGGTGTATCTGTCAGCCTCTCCGATGTGAGGCGTTCCCTGCAGGAGGCGTCGAATCGGTGAGGATGAGGTTCCAAGGTAGGGGCCTCGTGGATGGGGAAGGCCTAGGGCCAGCCCTCGTATCGGAGAAGCCAATATCCTTCCTGGGAGGCGTGGATCCTAAGACGGGACTTATAATTGAGAAGGGCCACCCCCTCCAAGGAGAACTGGTTAAGGGCAAAGTACTGGTATTTCCCCGGGGGAAAGGGAGCACAGTAGGCTCCTACGTCATCTACAGCCTCCGCGTGAACGGTGTATCGCCCGCCGCCTTCATAGCCTTAGAGGCTGAGCCGATCATACTGGCTGGATGCGCCATAGCGGGGATCCCCCTCATGGACAGGCCTAAGCCTAACCCCATCGGAATAGTAAGGGATGGAGACATCCTCTACGTTAACGGAGGGAGTGGAGAAGCCTTCAAGGTCGATGGAGAAGGTTATTTCAAGCCTTTGATAGGGGCTAAAACCTAAAACATGTTATGGAGAAGGCTTCGGGGATGCTTAACGGTTGAGTATTGGGGAACCTGACCGTGTGGCGTCGGCGCTGCAGTTAGCCATGCTCCTAGAGGTGAGCGGTTACCCTAAACCTGGGAACGTGCATAGGACCGGGGACTTTAAGGGCACGAGGTTTGAACACTTCCTTGCATCCGCTTCGGCCCTACATCCAGTATGGAGGATGGGCGCCCAGAGGGGCTTAAACCTGTCTATGGGCGCTAGGAGGCTCGTCTACGGCGACCTCATCCTCAAGGGCTGTAGAGAGATGATGGGTTGGCAGAGGGGTGGAAACACCAGCCTAGGCGTAATACTCCTCTTAACGCCCATGTCCCTAGCGGCTGGGCTCTCAGCCAGGCTCAGCCAACTGACCGCGCCGACCCTTAGAGAGAATATATCTAAAGTATTGGATTTAGGTACATATCATGATACACTTTACATCTATAGGGCGATCAGGGAGGTCTCCCCGGGTGGTATCGGCGGGGCGTCCGAGCTGGACGTTATGAGCGAGGATTCCCTGGAGGAGGTCTCGAGGAGGAGGCTAACCCCCCTAGATGTCTTCAGGATTTCGGCGTCTAGGGATTCCATATCGAGGGAATGGGTAACCGGCTACTCCATAACCTTCACGACGGGATATCCCACGTTCATGGAGGAGCTTGAATGTTGCGGCGACGTTAACGTAGCCGTTGTCGATACCTTCCTGAGGATATTAGCGGAGCACCCCGACACACTGATAGCGAGGAAGGTGGGCTTCAAGGCCGCCTTAAAGATCTCTAGGATGGCTGGGAGGATACTCAGGGAGGGTGGTTTAAAAACCATCAAAGGATCCAGGATGACTAGGAGATTCGATAATACGTTGAGGAGGAAGGGAAACCTCTTTAATCCAGGGGCTACCGCGGATCTCACATGCTCATCCATTGGGGTGGCCGTTTTAACCGGCTTCAAGCCTTAAATACACCCCTTACGATGGCTATGGGACGGTGGGGTATCCCCGCGAGCATTTCCCATGAGACCCCTGTCAAATCCGTGTTGAAGGTTTCAGCCATGTCCCATACGGTGTCTCCCGCCCCTGATCCCATAGCCCTATCGGCCGCGGAGGCTACCCTGAGGAGGTCCCTAAGGGGGATCGGCCCCCCGACGTAGGCTACTGGGGTGGCATAGGCTCTAAGCCTGAGTTTTCTACCTAAGAGGAAGGAGAGGAAGCCCAGGTTTACGATCCCTGGAACCTCGGAGTTCCTCGAGGATAGGCCGATATTCCTGAGTAGATAGGTTTTATCAGAGTCTATGACCGCTACAGCAGCGTCTACCCCTAGCTTTTGTCTCAGGAAATCCCTGATCCCATAAGCGATCTTTCTAGGATCCGGTGGAGGAGCTGCGCAGTATGAGTAGGGGAGGTTGGAGGCATCCAATCCCCCCTCGGACCAGGGCTTCAAAGCAGCCATCAAACCCTTCAACCTTAAAGCCAACTCCTTATGTCTAGCCCCTTCCATCGTGGGGTAGCTGCGCAGCCTTTCAAGGCTCTCATCTCTCATTCCTGTGAAGGGGCCGAGGATCCTCCCCCATATGATCCTCGTCCAGAACCCAGCTATCCCACGGGCCAATAAGCCGGGGTTCGCATGGGCTTCATCGAATATGTATCCTAAGGCTGTGGAGAGGGGCTTCTCTGAGACTACGAGTAGATCGCCATCCCTGATCCGCCCTCTAACCCTCTCGGCGATCAGGTTTAAATAATCTGTTCCCGGCATCCAGAGCCTGGTCTTAAAAACCATGATATAAATCCTATTAGGGTTCAAAGGCGGTCTCAGCCCGCATCCAAATCGCAGCCGAGGCATAAGTATATATCGTATCATTGGGGAGAGATAAGTGGCGAGGGGATTTGCCGAGGATCAACGTCTTCGTGACCAATATTACGGCTGAGAGGCTTTGGGATGTGGATAGGGCTATCCCGGGGCAGATCCACATCTC
This region of Candidatus Bathyarchaeota archaeon genomic DNA includes:
- a CDS encoding triphosphoribosyl-dephospho-CoA synthase yields the protein MSIGEPDRVASALQLAMLLEVSGYPKPGNVHRTGDFKGTRFEHFLASASALHPVWRMGAQRGLNLSMGARRLVYGDLILKGCREMMGWQRGGNTSLGVILLLTPMSLAAGLSARLSQLTAPTLRENISKVLDLGTYHDTLYIYRAIREVSPGGIGGASELDVMSEDSLEEVSRRRLTPLDVFRISASRDSISREWVTGYSITFTTGYPTFMEELECCGDVNVAVVDTFLRILAEHPDTLIARKVGFKAALKISRMAGRILREGGLKTIKGSRMTRRFDNTLRRKGNLFNPGATADLTCSSIGVAVLTGFKP
- a CDS encoding HAD family hydrolase; its protein translation is MVKVVSFDMDGTLVDYSFIDAVWFEGVPMLYAERWGVSMEEALETVTREYDRVGEDRPEWYDIKYWLNRFGLSEDWRGLLNKYIGRIRTYDDVFETLRSLEGRYILVLNSNSPREFLDLELEHSGLEGFFHRVFSSTSDFHQVRKTGEYYVRICELLGVSPREMVHIGDNLKFDFQIPREVGIFAVYLDRKGYYARNSNMRGEAIVINSLKQLGEILEGIDRDC
- a CDS encoding aconitase X catalytic domain-containing protein; this encodes MLRGEMGEAAAQAMRLLEAMGKAYGAERLIKIGSAHVSGISYNTIGEAGLGFLQRITLDNARCRVLTTINPAGMELDDPGKLSIPKDFAEKQLQVVGCFEKIKARITCTCTPYLSGNHPLRGDPVAWAESSAVIFANSVIGASSNREGAPSSLASALTGRTPYYGYHMEENRRPSIEVSLESDLKTELDFSLFGYLVGEKVTGVPFIRGRARPSLGEIKLFGAAAAASGDLALFHWENVTPESRKYRVNLSGVERISVGEKDLKDALERLSTEVKPDAVCLGCPHLSLSELGEVASIIRGRRLDRRLLCFTSRTVYREALRRGIVGSIERAGGKIIRDTCMVVSPLKEAGIDRMETNSCKAAYYAPSLNGVSVSLSDVRRSLQEASNR
- a CDS encoding UbiD family decarboxylase; amino-acid sequence: MSSLREFLWECEKLGEVTHISAPLSVDLEVAAAMKLLDAGNVLKFENIEEYPGRSIVANLCGDRRRISQALKVDEAMLHWKILEALENPLAPEIKKDWEGYEVKSTLNLHNIPALKYFDGDGGRYITASVVASKGVDGKINASIHRLMIVDGRHLAIRIVPRHLYKMCREAEGMGEERLPIAVAIGLHPAVLVAAAAPAPYRVNEFEVANTLLHGGLKLSQTERYGIPVPSGTEVLIEGDILLREYVDEGPFVDLTGTYDIVRKQPLIEVSDIYLREDFIYHAILPSGSEHRILMGLPYEARIRDAVSRVTPEVRDVYLTPGGCGWFNARISLRKQSEGDPKNAIMAAFGAHPSLKSVIILDEDVDVSDDVMVEWAVTTRAQPSEDIVVIGNARGSSLDPSADQERLLTSKVGVDATCPMDKPSENFKRAQVKITDRVRRAVGDVPHQ
- a CDS encoding phosphopantetheine adenylyltransferase, coding for MYRRVAVGGTFDIIHSGHERLLEAAFKGGEKVVVGLSTDRLAEAIGKDHRVSPFNERMTRLIGFLKERGYLERAEIIPIDDRHGTTIEDDELEALVVSEETLKVAEQINHIRIRKGLKPLEIILVETVKAEDGKPISTSRIRKGEIDRFGKPIA
- a CDS encoding 50S ribosome-binding GTPase, with the translated sequence MQIKRKIASLKEEVEAPASRRTYARSFMFERTGAALIPLLGYPNSGKSAILSALTKAKPKVSEIPFTTREPVAGILQYEDVQFQLVELPSIPLGLRLPSSKEILRMCDGVALVVDASADPSSQVENMIHLLEDVGITLYPRGSRIEINRASGGGLRIMVYGTLADCSLRDVKEVLAQYGVKNALVKLYGRVGVEDVEDAALDARSIFKPAMILINKVDLNPEPQVVLKDPISLTPRLSISAVTGDGLEIIGERLFKALRLIRIYTREPGRRGQSGPPFIFKGEATVAELAERIHSSFLENFKYARVWGPSCKYPGERVGLDHKLCDCDTVEIRLR
- a CDS encoding DUF126 domain-containing protein; this translates as MRFQGRGLVDGEGLGPALVSEKPISFLGGVDPKTGLIIEKGHPLQGELVKGKVLVFPRGKGSTVGSYVIYSLRVNGVSPAAFIALEAEPIILAGCAIAGIPLMDRPKPNPIGIVRDGDILYVNGGSGEAFKVDGEGYFKPLIGAKT
- a CDS encoding pyruvoyl-dependent arginine decarboxylase; translation: MNLKNDSKSIEERFRSPFIPKRFFVTSGKAVSSVSSLNAFDAALSAAGIAQCNLVSVSSILPVGAREVDIYPIPPGTITFAVLSRMDGFPGETICAGIAWGWTVNEGGLSYGLVAEGHGYKSEGEMREELKLKLEEMAEARGAKLSDTKFRIENMKVPEEKYGCVIAALIYDNGQQP
- a CDS encoding coenzyme F420-0:L-glutamate ligase, producing the protein MVFKTRLWMPGTDYLNLIAERVRGRIRDGDLLVVSEKPLSTALGYIFDEAHANPGLLARGIAGFWTRIIWGRILGPFTGMRDESLERLRSYPTMEGARHKELALRLKGLMAALKPWSEGGLDASNLPYSYCAAPPPDPRKIAYGIRDFLRQKLGVDAAVAVIDSDKTYLLRNIGLSSRNSEVPGIVNLGFLSFLLGRKLRLRAYATPVAYVGGPIPLRDLLRVASAADRAMGSGAGDTVWDMAETFNTDLTGVSWEMLAGIPHRPIAIVRGVFKA
- a CDS encoding pyridoxal phosphate-dependent aminotransferase, whose translation is MDRLSLRVRDLKPSETLGITAKAKELKARGIDVVNLGAGEPDFPTPENVKAAAIKAIEENFTYYTPAPGIWELREAVAEKLREFNNLSYEPGQICISCGAKQSIYNALQALLDPGDEVLIPIPYWVSYPAQVILAGGVPRFIPSGEDYKLAPEILEENVTDKTKALILNYPSNPSGVTYGAKELGEIADAIIPYDLIVISDEVYEYFTYDGVRHVSFASINDEVYERTVTVSALSKTYSMTGWRIGYSASPMDVAEAISRIQSHTTSNPTSIAQKAALEALKGSQGRVSEMVKAFDERRRFVLGRLRGIEGLECVKPEGAFYVFPEISGFEISSSEFSSRLLEEDFVATIPGEAFGSPRNFRISYSASMEDLVEGMDRLERFCRRLGER